The nucleotide window gctgctgaaAGTGTCTGGTGTTTCAGGTCTGACTGGCTCGGGCATATGAGGGTGCTCGAGGCTGGGAAATAGGTGTTCCCCACCTTGCATGCAGCGGAGGGCAAAAAACACTCAGATTTTATCCCAGTAACCGCCAACTTGATCATCCTGTTGCTCACTGCTTGAGTAGCAGGAGGAGAAAAAACGGCTCCAGAGCAAGGAGTACTTTTAAACACACTCCAAAGGTGGATTAGTAGACCCTCTTCAATAGAGTTTCAGTGTCAACACAGCCTCGCTGCTCATGTGTGTTCATAACACATGTCATGGAGTGGGCTCAACCTCTCATCTAGTCTAAAGAGGTATGCTTTCTTCAACAGACTAGAATAGATTTACACCTCAGATATGTAATCATCTGAGACATCTTGAATTGGCAGAAGGTGATGCTGTCTAATGCCTTGGGAGGAGAGTGAGGGGTGGATTCTAACAATCTCCTTATGTTCTATTACCTAATTGGATAAGCCCTTGTTATTCATCATTACTGAGACATATTTCAGCTGACTTCTTTGACTGTGCTGCTGACAAGTGGATGGGTGGCTGATCAAGTCTTCTGGGTTGTTAACTGATAATCACTGTGCTTTGTTTACAATTTCCTCTTCTGTTCAGAAAGGGGAATTTTTACAGTGAGCTTCCACAGGGGGATTTCTGTGATGACAGACCAGTAGGGGTTGTTTCTTTTAGTTCTGCTTGGTGGATCAGGGTGGCCCTGTCCTTGACTGACCTTTTATAGCTTCGCTGCCATAATTGGCGATAAATAGATTTCTACTTTTGACTGTATTACCAGCTAAAATGGGGAACTGGTGTCTTTTCAGTATTGCTAATATTGTCTGTGTGATTACATGTCAGGTGACGATGACAGATCGGGGATCAGCAGAGAGGGCCTGTAAAGACCCCAACCCCATCATCGACGGGCGCAAGTCCAATGTGAACCTGGCTTACATTGGTGCCAAGCCCCGCAATATGCAGATAGGTGAGCCGACCAGGGGTGAGAACAACCGCCGGATGCACCAACACCACAACTACACTtgtcacgtacacacacacacaccatattggAATTTTTAGACAAATATGTGTTAGTAAATGGTAATTCAGAAATCTCACATCATACAGAAAAGTACAAACCATTTTATTTGCATCTGGATTGACTCTTACTCTTGTATAATAGGGGACTGAGTTCATGTATAACAAAAACACAATGTAATTTGCGCCCTCTGCATGTTTTGTTTATTATTGGTAGGTTGCTTGAGTTACCCCAGAGTTTAGGGAATTTggctctgcctctcctctctgcgTTGTTCTCTGGCCCTCTTCTGTAAATGTATCTGAAGGGAAGTTTCCTCTGTCTTCCAGGTATATCCATCGGAGTGCAACCTATTCACCCagcgctcatccagaggcagtaTGGGTAAGTGAGTGGGAGTGGGCAGTATACCACAGTATTTTCTGAATGACACATTAGGACAGATTAAACCCATATGTGCATAATGTATGTGAGCTTTAGACTTTTGCCAATTGCtaacttttttttgttttcaAATGGTCGTAGCATGGTACATGTGATGGTACATCACACATGTGATGCTCATCCCCTCTTTTAGACCCTCCAGTATCTATCTGGTTGAGTGGGCTCTCTCACTGAGCAAGGCTCCAGGGcagtgtgtttgtctgttgtagAAACAGCCTGGAGGGAGGCCAGTCTGTCACTGGTGTCCAGGACACGTGTTCCGCTGGGCATTTAATGGCCATGCCACTGACATGGGATTGACACCACTCGCCCCCTGCTGTTgcagtgtccccccccccccccctccccctccctctctcctcatgtcCTAGCTTTGAAGCCAGAGGTCTAAGCCCTTACATGTTATAAGATCGTGTCAATGGACTTTGGGTGCTTAGAATCCCCCCTATGTCCATAACGGGCTGGGCGGAGCCCCCCAGGGTCTGAAACGGGCTCTGTGGTCATGTGTCTGACAGGTGTTGGCTCTTATTGGAGCTATTTACACTACCTAATCCCCCTTGACTGACTGCAGCCCCAAAGGGAGAGAGGGCACCTGTCTGTTGAGCTCGGAGATCTCTCTATGGGCCGGTGACAGACACAGGCTGCTCTAAGATGGAGCGCACACAAGTGTTCTTTCAGCCTTTCTCCCGCACCAGACCCTTAAACGGCATGTTATGAagtggtatggttgagagggattgAGCATGTGTGTGGACCAGACTGGACCGTAGCATAATGCTCCTCTTCCACTCCCCCTTCATTTTCTCCTATAGTATTTTTTTCCGTCTTGTCCTCCCCTCCCAGAAGGAGAAGAAACAAGACGAGAAAGACAAAGCCCTAACACTGTTTTCTGCTGGTGTCGGGAGGGTGATTAGACAGACACTGAAAATTGACACCCCTGTGAGACTGGGGGTGGGAATAAGGGGGGAAGATTAGGTAACGGGTATAAACTGGGGGGTTGCGACAGCTCTGTCTCTGAAGAGGCATTGTGCTTAATGGTACTTTCACCAGGCGCCACACCTCCTACAGGTGTTCCCCAcaagttattattttttttttttgcattaaaTATTTATGATCGCTTTTCTGTATAATTTTGTTATACTTCCAGGCCAGAATTTGTGATGCCAGGACCTTTTTTTGCATGTAGCCTTAAGTTTGCATGCAGGAGGGCTGTCCCCGACCCCAAAAAATGTAACtatcttggtcgaccaagagtAGTCTATTCTTTTGACCAATCGACTGGTTGAAGTTTTTCCATGTAGACACCCTATGTCTTTTAATAAAATTGACTACTGTATATGTAGgttactgagcttgtctgatgctttaagcataaTGTGATTTTAAATAATTacgacacacaaatgactcagaGGGAGCCAGGGATCAAGATGGCCTAACTAGAAGAAAAAAGCTGTTCCCAACCttctcccgctgctgctggccctAGCAGATTCTGCCATTACGCCCCCgaagttgctggtaataggctacactaTGGGTTGGCAACCTttttttccatttggagtgccaatttatcttaacatttctaccgatctgcgtgccaatTATGATTTTCAAATGCACATTTTTGTGAAAGTTTAATTTCTTCTATAATTAAGTTGCTAttgtgtgataaataaaaatgatATCTAAATGTAAGTTATACAAATCTCTAAAAAAGTAAATTTTAAAAATTGCCTAcgtaaagccaacaaataaaaacattgcagcctgcaggtcgAAAATATCTTGATAcaaataaatcacattggctacacataGACTGTCGGCTAGGATCTTGAAACGTTGTATCAACTTGGTCTAGCAGAAAGCTTGATCTAACAAACTTGCagcattgtataaaatattctgaaCCCTCATTTTCCTGTGAAAGTGAGCTCTGGACAGACACCGCtataggctatttgtgcaagggttaagaagtaatcaggtagacctattttatgacgtttccagcGGATCAGAGCATGCCATTGTTTTCCCTTTCACGCTGAGTGGTTAtcaaaagggagagagctggaaagatttttcaaatggGCTACATTGAACTATTGTCATTCttaatggatgtaaaaacagacttgcTGTTTGTTGTGAAGagaacattactttgagaagctccacagctcattagtggtggtgagtgatcagaaatactatcagatccccaaatgggcacattttataaGCCCACATTTGCGCGCAGGCCAGGTAGTTTATGCCTACTTCCATGCGTAATCAGGTGCaggtccttactcaacattgacaggagcattccaaacaaaacataatgaataaattgacaacttataaatggaatgaaataaacttTTTTTTCTCACATTTTTTTCATGTACATTTTGAAGTGGcattttattttccccagcacaaggtgcacctgtgtaatgatcatgctgtttaatcagctaattgatatgtcacacctgtcgggtggatagattatcttggaaaaggagaaatgcgcACTAACATGAATGTAAACTAATTTCAGTGAAATAATAAGCTTTTTATGCATAtggaaaatgtgttatttcagcttatgaaacatgggaccaacactttatatttttgttaagtgtatATTGAATCCATTAACAGAAATTACTGTAACCACACAAACATTGTAGATGAGAAATTATTAGAATTAACGGTAAGTTTGCTACTGGTGTGCCGTCTCCGCAAttgattagtccactgagactgGCGTCAATCAAGACGTGCTATaaaggggcctcccgagtggcgcagtggtctaaggcacagtGTTGAAGCATCACCACAGcctggggtttgatcccaggctgtgtcattaccggctgtgaccgggagtcccgttggcccagcgtcatccgggttagtggagggtttggccgagggggctttacttggctcattgcgctctagcaaCTCTTTGTGGCGGGCCGTGTGCCTGCAGGCTGATTTCGGTCGTCAGTTGCGCTGCGTTTCGTCCGACACATTGGTGATTCTGGATTAAGCGAGCGGGTGTTTCGGAgaactcgaccttcgcctcttccgAGCCCGTTGGAGTTGCAGCGACGAGACAAGATcgtaaaaatgtgttttaatatcGACTGACAACCtattgaccaaacaatcgaccagtcgactaaatggggtcagccctagcaTGTAGGTAGGAACTACGTATTGGCAGTGGATTTATTTGCCATGAAAGCCAAAATGTAACGGATTTATCCTAGCTAACTACATTTAGCATGAATTGATGAAACCCTTTGATTTTTCACCATGACGAAAACATGCGGGCTTGGTCAGGAAGTCCATCTGCTTGGTGCGGCAGTCCCTTTGCCCTGCCAGCCCCACCTCCCTGTCACAAAACCAGCTGACCTCAGATCCCTCCAGACCCCCACAGGCCTTGTGATGTCAGATGGCCCAGAGAGCTCTGCTCTCCTCAGCGTCCCGGTTTCATCTTCTCCTTTTCTGCCTcttctctcactgtttctctctgcaTTCATGTCTCGTCCTCTCAGTAGAGTAATTTCTATTCACTTTTCTATCAAAATGATTGAAGCATTGACCATTATTTTGTTTTACTTCCTACTAATGTACATCAGAAAGGTCATCTTGATCTAACCAGAGGTCTGAGCTTGAGGTCTGTGGCCACAGGAGAGGCTCATCTCTGTGTGAATGTGCGTATGCCCGACAGGCTTCATGTATAGTCATCTGTCTGTGTGGATGTCTGAATGGTTCTTTGTGAGTAGCTGACCGTTCAGTACCGTTAGAGGGGAGAACAGTGTCTATCAGCATGCTCTGCTCCCTCTGTCTATAGCgttcatgttttttatttttgtgtGGATTATTGTTTGTCTATACCACTCAGCAGACCTCTTGTCCTGACTATTAAATGCCTACCTACACAGAGAAAGacttgctatgtgtgtgtgtgaacccagGCAACACGGGTCTAGACTTCTGTATCATATCAGCATAATGTCTCCAGACGTTGCAAAAAAGCTTAGCCACTAGCTTCACTCATCACCCTGAAGGATGGAACAATCCCAATAGTATCAATGAGGATCCAGATAATGAATACATGTTGTTAACCTCCACTATCCTCCCCAACCCCCTCATGGTTGCTCTGTGCTCCCAGCTGAACAGTGTGCCGGAGGGGGAGTGAAGATACCCGAGGTACAGTCTTCGTTCTGCCTTGTTTGGAAGCTCCCAGGAGGATGGTAGCAGGCAGTTGTGACTGTTCCCGCCCCTCTAAGGTGCCAACGATGGCTTGAGAGTGCAGTGTGTTGTGATGGATTGGAGTGCCTTTATTTTTCCATGTGTGTGATATGACATGAAAAGGTTATGCTGATTAGAGTGCCTATTCCCTATTATGGCATGGTTTGCAGTGGTGACTTTGGTTGCTGTTTAAAGTTCCAGTGTGGGGCTGAAGGGTTTGGGGGTGTGGCTGGGTGAGTGTGTAAGGCAGGGTGCAATTGGATGTTGTGAGTATGTCTTGTCACTCCTGCACGCTTCCCCTTTGCTGTATTTGATTTGATGGCTGTCTTCCATTGCTTCTTTCCCACGTCTTCTCTCATGACCACTGACCTGAAAGGACACGGGTGGACACAACATGGTGGTAACCCATCCAGTGGCCATGACGTTAAGAGGCAAGGAAAGGAAGCCGTTGGTCTATTGAAACTCAGCTGAGAATTGTTGCATTGTGTGCTGTGACTGTACTATCTTGTCTTGACCTTCTTTCACTCCGACCGTATTGCAGTCTCCTACCAGACACTCTGTGTGAAGAACGTTCCCCATTTTACTCTCTGAGCTCTGCTTTTGGCTTGTGTGCTTTTGCAGTGAGCGAGTTCCTCTGTTTCCCTTGAGCTGCAGtatcaaggggggggggggcgcaaccCCAGAGGAACAGACCCTAGAGGCACTTTGAGGCCTGGTTAAAAATATCGCCCCAACTCCGCCTGTCTCCCCATGaatgatgtgctgctagactGAGACTGGAGGAGAATGAGCGGTCTTCAGACTCCAGAGCACTAATCATCATTCAGGGAGGGAGAGCTTTGAGCACATGAGACCCAACTGGCTAATAGACTGCCTTGATAAGTACTCCCCACCTTTCAACCATTGATGCCCAATGTAGCTTGCACACAAAAACAGGAACCACAACTCCATCAAACTTCCCCTTTGTGAGCAAGTGCGCGTGTGCGCAGACATTGGTTGGAGTGTGCTCAGTGAGTGAAGAGCAGCAGCTGTTAAAACACTAGCTGGTGTCTGGGCTTGAAAACCTGCCAGTAACGGCTGGCTCTCTTCTCCCCACTAccacaccctttctctctcagggGGCTTACCTAACAGGTTTTGTAGGTTTTTTTTAAGTGACGAGGGATGTTGAGATCTCTTCTCAATACCTCGCTCTCTTTGCACATTAGTAGTGGGTGGTGTGGCATCTGGTTAGTTTCCCCACCACTGGATATACTGGGCTCAGCACATACAGCACAACTAATGTATTGAAGACCTGCTGGAGAATGTAAATGACAGCATCCAGGCCTAAGCTTTCTTTGCTCCTGTCCTTCATTGTATATTCAAGTGTGTAACTAGTGTCCTGTTGTCTGTTCTCCAGGTTGGCCCAGCAGTATGTGTATCCCCAAGCCTTCATCCAGCCCAGCCTGGTTCTCCCCTCTCAGTTGTCCTCCTCCGCCCCCTACCTGGACTACAGTGCTGCCTATGCCCAGTACGCCCAGGCAGCCTTTGAGCAGTACCCCTACGCTGCCTCCCCAGGGTTCCTGGGCTATGGCTACACCCCCAGCCCTGCCGCCGCCCCCTCCCAGGCCCCTGCCTCTGTTCACCAGACTCTCCCCACAGGGGCAGGCCCAGCCTCCAC belongs to Salvelinus namaycush isolate Seneca chromosome 20, SaNama_1.0, whole genome shotgun sequence and includes:
- the LOC120065079 gene encoding RNA-binding protein 38-like isoform X1; the encoded protein is MLLHQFGNGGLEVMHSTAIQKDTTFTKIFVGGLPYHTNDASLRKYFEAFGDIDEAVVITDRQTGKSRGYGFVTMTDRGSAERACKDPNPIIDGRKSNVNLAYIGAKPRNMQIGEPTRGISIGVQPIHPALIQRQYGLAQQYVYPQAFIQPSLVLPSQLSSSAPYLDYSAAYAQYAQAAFEQYPYAASPGFLGYGYTPSPAAAPSQAPASVHQTLPTGAGPASTFLQYNPQQHVQPDRMQ
- the LOC120065079 gene encoding RNA-binding protein 38-like isoform X2 encodes the protein MLLHQFGNGGLEVMHSTAIQKDTTFTKIFVGGLPYHTNDASLRKYFEAFGDIDEAVVITDRQTGKSRGYGFVTMTDRGSAERACKDPNPIIDGRKSNVNLAYIGAKPRNMQIGISIGVQPIHPALIQRQYGLAQQYVYPQAFIQPSLVLPSQLSSSAPYLDYSAAYAQYAQAAFEQYPYAASPGFLGYGYTPSPAAAPSQAPASVHQTLPTGAGPASTFLQYNPQQHVQPDRMQ